A part of Citrifermentans bremense genomic DNA contains:
- the trsS gene encoding radical SAM (seleno)protein TrsS, which yields MKITSSDATESVCPVCLERIPAERVLAGDEVFQVKRCAEHGSFKTLIWRGEPSMAKWRRPKTPVHPDICYGTLDKGCPFDCGLCSDHRQLPCSVLLEVTDRCNLQCAVCFADAGPKGAEDPSLEQISWLLERAMAAAGACSLQLSGGEPTLRDDLPEIVETARRIGFSFIQLNTNGLRLASDKDYAQRLRAAGLSSVFLQFDGVDDEIYLILRGEALLEQKLLAVRNAGEAGLGVVLVPTLVRGVNTEAVGALVRQALQLAPVVRGIHFQPVSYFGRFPEQECGADRFTLPELMRCLEEQSGELLKVEDFSPPGGEHAHCSLHATYVYSANGGLRPLGAAGGDSCCTTDCGSGGIRQTVDTVSRRWKLPPGAKLLNAPLSSGSGCCGGTGPAANRVEGPVDLDVFIKDVSARSFTISAMAFQDAENLDLERLRGCCISVISPDGRLVPFCAYNLTSREGKSLYRIKPGGGL from the coding sequence AATAACCAGTTCCGATGCAACCGAGAGCGTCTGCCCCGTCTGCCTCGAAAGAATTCCGGCCGAACGAGTGCTGGCAGGCGACGAGGTGTTCCAGGTGAAGCGGTGCGCCGAACACGGCTCTTTCAAGACCCTCATCTGGCGCGGAGAGCCATCAATGGCCAAATGGCGCAGACCTAAGACACCTGTCCATCCCGATATCTGCTATGGAACCCTCGACAAGGGGTGCCCTTTCGATTGCGGCCTCTGCAGCGACCACCGGCAGCTCCCCTGTTCGGTCCTGCTTGAAGTGACGGACCGCTGCAACCTGCAATGCGCGGTCTGCTTCGCCGATGCCGGCCCTAAGGGCGCAGAGGATCCTTCTCTTGAGCAGATCTCGTGGCTTTTGGAACGGGCCATGGCGGCGGCAGGGGCGTGCAGCCTGCAGTTGTCGGGGGGCGAGCCGACCCTGCGGGACGACCTTCCGGAGATCGTGGAAACTGCGCGGCGGATCGGGTTCTCGTTCATCCAGTTAAATACCAACGGCCTGCGCCTTGCCAGTGACAAAGATTACGCGCAACGGCTGCGGGCGGCTGGGCTTTCGTCGGTCTTTCTCCAGTTCGACGGGGTCGACGACGAGATTTATCTAATCTTGAGGGGGGAGGCGCTTCTGGAGCAGAAACTTTTGGCCGTCAGAAATGCAGGAGAGGCCGGCCTCGGGGTTGTCCTGGTCCCGACGCTGGTGAGAGGGGTAAACACCGAAGCTGTCGGAGCCCTAGTGCGGCAAGCTCTGCAGCTCGCGCCAGTCGTTCGGGGCATCCATTTTCAGCCGGTCAGCTATTTCGGCCGATTCCCCGAGCAAGAGTGCGGTGCAGACAGGTTCACCCTTCCCGAGCTGATGAGGTGCCTCGAAGAACAAAGCGGGGAACTGCTCAAGGTCGAGGATTTTTCTCCCCCCGGTGGTGAACATGCCCACTGCTCCTTGCACGCCACCTACGTTTACTCGGCCAACGGCGGACTGCGCCCGCTGGGGGCGGCGGGAGGCGACTCCTGCTGTACGACCGATTGTGGCAGCGGGGGCATCAGGCAAACCGTGGATACGGTATCTCGCCGCTGGAAGCTGCCCCCCGGAGCCAAATTACTCAATGCACCTTTGTCTTCCGGATCGGGCTGCTGCGGCGGGACCGGACCTGCAGCCAACCGGGTCGAAGGCCCGGTCGACTTGGACGTTTTTATAAAGGATGTCTCCGCCAGGAGTTTCACCATTTCCGCCATGGCCTTTCAGGATGCCGAGAACCTCGACCTGGAACGGCTCAGGGGATGCTGCATCTCGGTGATATCCCCGGACGGGAGGCTGGTTCCCTTCTGCGCCTACAACCTCACCAGCCGGGAGGGGAAAAGCCTCTACAGAATAAAGCCAGGAGGAGGATTATGA